In a genomic window of Holophagales bacterium:
- the acs gene encoding acetate--CoA ligase produces MNDGEEKKAPAVTETSEAQIASHWKEEDTYRPPVTFVTQANMADPEVNERFAEKNFPKCYEEYAELLTWYERWHTVLDTQDPPFWKWFVGGQINASYNCVDRHLAKYKNKAALIFVPEPEDEDPTAITYQELYARVNEFAALLRDFAGLKAGDRVTIHMPMVAELPITMLACARLGIIHSVVFGGFSGEACGLRAADSGSRVLIYMDGYYRSGKMIDHKASAEIAVATAEKEGQKIDKVLVWKRYPEKYTSATPMVAGRDFFVDEVLKDYHRARVEPVPLDAEHPLFLMYTSGTTGKPKGCQHRTGGYLAYVAGTSKYIQDIHPEDVYWCMADIGWITGHSYIVYGPLAVGATAVIFEGTPNFPDAGRPWRIAERLDVNIFHTSPTAIRMLRKAGADEPKKYNYRFKHMTTVGEPIEPEVWRWYYEVVGKGKAVIVDTWWQTETGGFLCSTKPALDLMKPGSAGPGMPGIYPVILDENAREMSPGTGRAGNICIKNPWPGIMQTIWGDHDRFARQYYAKYCKDKTSKRWQDWPYFAGDGALHAADGYFRILGRVDDVINVAGHRLGTKELESACLTVVEVAEAAVVPVVDEVKGRVPEIYVSLKPGYAATKEITDKIVATIETMIGKIARPKAVHIVSDMPKTRSGKIMRRVLAAISNTLDTGDITTLANPDVVEQIRQTVQGKEKVAIKEGPEDLKLFGKEE; encoded by the coding sequence ATGAACGACGGCGAGGAGAAGAAGGCACCGGCTGTCACCGAGACGAGCGAGGCCCAGATCGCGTCCCACTGGAAAGAGGAGGACACGTACAGGCCCCCCGTCACGTTCGTCACGCAGGCGAACATGGCCGACCCGGAGGTCAACGAAAGGTTCGCCGAGAAGAACTTCCCGAAGTGCTACGAGGAGTACGCCGAGCTCCTCACCTGGTACGAGCGCTGGCACACCGTTCTCGATACCCAGGACCCGCCGTTCTGGAAGTGGTTCGTCGGCGGCCAGATCAACGCCTCGTACAACTGCGTCGACCGGCACCTGGCGAAGTACAAGAACAAGGCGGCGCTCATCTTCGTCCCGGAGCCGGAGGACGAGGACCCGACCGCCATCACCTACCAGGAGCTCTACGCGCGCGTCAACGAGTTCGCGGCGCTCCTGCGCGACTTCGCGGGCCTGAAGGCCGGGGACCGCGTCACGATCCACATGCCGATGGTCGCCGAGCTCCCGATCACCATGCTCGCCTGCGCCCGGCTCGGCATCATTCACTCGGTCGTCTTCGGCGGCTTCAGCGGCGAGGCGTGCGGCCTGCGCGCCGCCGACTCCGGGAGCCGCGTCCTCATCTACATGGACGGCTACTACCGCAGCGGCAAGATGATCGACCACAAGGCGAGCGCCGAGATCGCCGTGGCGACCGCGGAGAAGGAAGGCCAGAAGATCGACAAGGTCCTGGTCTGGAAGCGCTATCCCGAGAAGTACACGTCGGCCACGCCGATGGTCGCGGGGCGCGACTTCTTCGTCGACGAGGTCCTGAAGGACTACCACCGCGCCCGCGTCGAGCCGGTCCCGCTGGACGCGGAGCACCCGCTCTTCCTCATGTACACGAGCGGCACCACGGGCAAGCCGAAGGGCTGCCAGCACCGGACGGGGGGCTACCTCGCCTACGTGGCGGGCACCTCCAAGTACATCCAGGACATCCACCCGGAAGACGTCTACTGGTGCATGGCCGACATCGGCTGGATCACCGGGCACTCGTACATCGTCTACGGGCCTCTCGCCGTCGGCGCGACCGCGGTCATCTTCGAGGGCACTCCGAACTTCCCCGACGCCGGCCGGCCCTGGCGGATCGCCGAGCGGCTCGACGTGAACATCTTCCACACCTCGCCGACGGCGATCCGCATGCTCCGCAAGGCCGGCGCCGACGAGCCGAAGAAGTACAACTACAGGTTCAAGCACATGACGACGGTCGGCGAGCCGATCGAGCCCGAGGTCTGGCGCTGGTACTACGAGGTCGTCGGCAAGGGGAAGGCGGTCATCGTCGACACCTGGTGGCAGACGGAGACCGGGGGCTTCCTCTGCTCGACCAAGCCCGCGCTCGACCTGATGAAGCCGGGCAGCGCCGGGCCCGGGATGCCGGGCATCTACCCGGTCATCCTGGACGAGAACGCCAGGGAGATGAGCCCCGGCACCGGCCGGGCCGGCAACATCTGTATCAAGAACCCCTGGCCCGGGATCATGCAGACGATCTGGGGCGACCACGACCGGTTCGCGCGGCAGTACTACGCGAAGTACTGCAAGGACAAGACGAGCAAGAGGTGGCAGGACTGGCCGTACTTCGCGGGGGACGGAGCGCTGCACGCCGCCGACGGCTACTTCCGGATCCTCGGCCGCGTCGACGACGTCATCAACGTGGCCGGGCACCGGCTCGGGACGAAGGAGCTCGAGTCGGCCTGCCTCACGGTCGTCGAGGTCGCCGAGGCCGCGGTCGTCCCGGTCGTCGACGAGGTCAAGGGGCGCGTCCCCGAGATCTACGTCTCGCTCAAGCCGGGCTACGCGGCGACGAAGGAGATCACCGACAAGATCGTCGCGACGATCGAGACGATGATCGGAAAGATCGCGCGGCCCAAGGCGGTGCACATCGTCTCCGACATGCCGAAGACGAGGTCGGGCAAGATCATGCGGCGCGTCCTGGCCGCCATCTCGAACACCCTCGACACCGGAGACATCACGACGCTCGCCAACCCGGACGTCGTCGAGCAGATCCGCCAGACGGTCCAGGGCAAGGAGAAGGTGGCGATCAAGGAGGGCCCGGAAGACCTGAAGCTCTTCGGCAAGGAAGAGTAG
- a CDS encoding CBS domain-containing protein has protein sequence MLVRDIMRSPVVGVSPATTLQDAYRTMREKGFRHLAVLDGERLAGVVTDRDLRLATSALAPVPFPADSAVSAIMCTEPLTANADDAVEDAARVMRERKIGCLPVVDDGRVIGIITGIDLLDALIRMTGVDKPSGRLEVYLPDRPGELARLTAFMGERELNIHSILTYPEGTERVRTVLRIGSIETRLVAQDLRKAGFEVVWPPDKPCPR, from the coding sequence ATGCTCGTTCGAGACATCATGAGGTCTCCCGTGGTGGGCGTGTCGCCCGCCACGACGCTGCAGGACGCCTACCGGACGATGAGGGAGAAGGGGTTCCGGCACCTGGCGGTCCTCGACGGGGAGCGCCTCGCCGGCGTGGTCACCGACCGCGACCTCAGGCTCGCGACCTCGGCGCTCGCTCCCGTCCCGTTCCCCGCGGACAGCGCCGTCTCCGCGATCATGTGCACGGAGCCGCTGACGGCGAACGCGGACGACGCCGTGGAGGACGCCGCCCGCGTCATGCGCGAGCGGAAGATCGGGTGCCTCCCCGTCGTCGACGACGGGCGCGTCATCGGGATCATCACCGGGATCGACCTCCTCGACGCCCTCATAAGAATGACCGGCGTCGACAAGCCCTCCGGCCGCCTGGAGGTCTATCTCCCGGACCGGCCGGGCGAGCTTGCGCGGCTCACCGCATTCATGGGGGAGCGGGAGCTCAACATCCACTCCATCCTCACGTACCCCGAAGGGACGGAGCGCGTCCGGACCGTTCTGCGCATCGGCTCGATCGAAACGCGCCTGGTAGCCCAGGACCTGCGCAAGGCGGGGTTCGAGGTCGTCTGGCCACCCGACAAGCCATGTCCTCGCTGA
- a CDS encoding acetoin utilization protein AcuC — MSSLIYRAEYANYSFGENHPFSPLRVRMALELLEALGHRVDAIAPEPARREDLLSVHDDYYVDHVESLSAGRKVPNAQSYGLDTPDTPAFPGMDEAARWHVGGTLLGARQILEGTAKRVLQLGGGLHHARRNFASGFCVYNDLAVAIRSLTRRGLWVAYLDIDVHHGDGVQQILYEDKRVMTISLHESGKYLYPGTGDVHELGSGVGRGLKLNVPLEPHTEGESYLEILEAVVPAALRHFGPAVLVVQAGADAHYDDQLADLMLGTRDYERIFDRILGWAETFTAGRVLFTLGGGYSLRATPRVWALLYLVVNGLPVPKELPPEWVRRWSHVLGPEPPPEFHDPSPLRVDIPNRAQIRHRNLQVAHRLLEAARPYWL; from the coding sequence ATGTCCTCGCTGATCTACCGTGCCGAGTACGCGAACTACTCCTTCGGAGAGAACCACCCCTTCAGCCCCCTCAGGGTACGAATGGCGCTGGAGCTCCTGGAGGCGCTCGGGCACCGTGTCGACGCGATCGCCCCCGAGCCCGCCCGCCGCGAGGACCTCCTCTCCGTCCACGACGACTACTACGTCGACCACGTGGAATCGCTGAGCGCGGGCCGGAAGGTTCCCAACGCCCAGAGTTACGGCCTCGACACTCCCGACACCCCCGCCTTCCCGGGGATGGACGAAGCGGCCCGCTGGCACGTGGGAGGGACGCTTCTCGGCGCGCGCCAGATCCTGGAGGGAACCGCGAAGCGGGTCCTCCAGCTGGGGGGCGGGCTCCACCACGCGCGGCGAAACTTCGCGTCGGGATTCTGCGTCTACAACGACCTTGCCGTCGCGATCCGCTCGTTGACCCGGCGCGGCCTGTGGGTCGCCTACCTCGACATCGACGTCCACCACGGGGACGGCGTCCAGCAGATCCTCTACGAGGACAAGCGGGTGATGACGATCAGCCTCCACGAGTCGGGGAAGTACCTCTACCCCGGCACGGGCGACGTCCACGAGCTGGGCTCGGGAGTCGGTCGCGGGCTGAAGCTGAACGTCCCCCTCGAGCCGCACACCGAGGGGGAGAGCTACCTCGAGATCCTCGAGGCGGTCGTCCCCGCCGCGCTCCGGCACTTCGGACCGGCCGTCCTCGTCGTCCAGGCGGGGGCCGACGCCCACTACGACGACCAGCTCGCCGACCTGATGCTCGGAACGCGCGACTACGAGAGGATCTTCGACCGCATCCTCGGGTGGGCGGAGACGTTCACTGCGGGGCGCGTCCTCTTCACGCTCGGCGGGGGCTACTCGCTGCGCGCCACGCCGCGGGTCTGGGCGCTCCTCTACCTCGTCGTGAACGGCCTGCCGGTCCCGAAGGAGCTGCCGCCGGAGTGGGTGAGGCGGTGGAGCCACGTCCTGGGCCCCGAGCCCCCGCCGGAATTCCACGACCCCTCACCGCTCCGCGTCGACATCCCGAACCGCGCCCAGATCCGGCACCGGAACCTCCAGGTGGCGCATCGGCTCCTCGAGGCCGCGCGTCCCTACTGGCTCTGA
- a CDS encoding GNAT family N-acetyltransferase: MFRIIPDGKSFSEYALLRDGESVLLRVATPADVPAVEALMQGVSRASLQMRFMGAVAYVARSTVEFMCSGEPHDRLSVLVIVGQEPDARVMAIGSYTSLGVGGKAEVAFLVHDEFQGRGISTLLLERLAGIAAGYGFIGFEAEVLYENQAMIDVFTGSGFEVCQAEGGGGCIHVQFPVSGVASLRERVELRDRIAAANSLVPLLKPRSVAVVGASRDPTAVGSMIFRAILRGGFTGTVYPVNNQTASVQSVRAYPSVKELPERADLAVVAVPVAKVLEVAEEALRAGTKALLVLTSGFGETGPEGAACQRELVTLVRSHGARLVGPNCLGVMNTHPEIRLNASLAPELVPEGRIGFFSHSAALGLVILNYAAERGLGFSTFVSAGNRADVSGNDLLQYWEEDASTDVALLYLETFGNPRRFARVARRLSYKKPILCVKSARSRAGRAAARAHIGAAAMSDTNVDVLFRQAGVIRAETLEEMFDVSLLLSSQPLPRGNRVAIISNSGGVLTICADACDANGLSVEGTGAVDLGALATVEEYEKAVQEAVEHDGVDALVVIFACIGGCDPKVVGRGIRRGVLRAERKTGVAKPVLLCLMGQAGIVRLHGEGAADPVGTASRHAFPSYRFPESAALALSRAVQYAAHRQRPGGHFVWYDDVDAGAARQEVTALLADGAEDVVWLEGEKAESLLARFGISTGAVKETGTSAAADHALVEVVSDPSFGPLIRLSRPGLPPVVRITPLTDHDVKEIVETAGLPLECGVDELLGRMSQLIEELPWIWAMQARIHRVEHAPGSCGVVLEAAVRIALSRRENPVK, from the coding sequence ATGTTCCGAATCATTCCCGACGGAAAGAGCTTCAGCGAATACGCGCTGCTGCGCGACGGCGAGAGCGTCCTCCTGCGCGTCGCCACGCCAGCGGACGTCCCCGCCGTCGAAGCGCTGATGCAGGGCGTCTCCCGCGCGTCCCTCCAGATGCGCTTCATGGGCGCCGTCGCCTACGTCGCCCGCAGCACGGTCGAGTTCATGTGCTCGGGGGAGCCGCACGATCGCCTGAGCGTCCTCGTCATCGTGGGGCAGGAGCCCGACGCGCGCGTCATGGCCATCGGCAGCTACACCTCGCTCGGTGTCGGCGGCAAGGCCGAGGTGGCCTTCCTCGTCCACGACGAGTTCCAGGGCCGGGGGATCAGCACCCTGCTCCTCGAGCGGCTCGCCGGGATCGCGGCGGGATACGGCTTCATCGGGTTCGAAGCCGAGGTCCTCTACGAGAACCAGGCGATGATCGACGTCTTCACGGGCTCGGGGTTCGAGGTCTGCCAGGCCGAGGGAGGGGGCGGCTGCATCCACGTGCAGTTCCCCGTCTCGGGCGTCGCGTCGCTAAGGGAACGTGTCGAGCTGCGCGACCGGATCGCCGCGGCGAACTCGCTCGTTCCCCTCCTGAAGCCGCGTTCGGTGGCGGTGGTGGGGGCGTCGCGGGACCCGACGGCCGTCGGGAGCATGATCTTCCGCGCCATCCTCCGCGGGGGCTTCACCGGGACGGTCTACCCCGTGAACAACCAGACGGCCTCCGTTCAGAGCGTTCGCGCCTACCCGTCCGTGAAGGAGCTCCCCGAGCGCGCGGATCTCGCGGTCGTCGCCGTCCCGGTGGCGAAGGTCCTGGAGGTGGCGGAGGAGGCCCTTCGCGCCGGGACGAAGGCGCTTCTCGTCCTCACCTCGGGCTTCGGCGAGACGGGACCCGAGGGGGCGGCGTGCCAGCGCGAGCTGGTCACCCTCGTGCGTTCCCACGGCGCCCGGCTCGTCGGCCCGAACTGCCTCGGCGTGATGAACACCCACCCCGAGATCCGCCTGAACGCGAGCCTGGCGCCGGAGCTCGTCCCCGAGGGGAGGATCGGCTTCTTCTCGCACTCGGCCGCGCTCGGCCTCGTCATCCTCAACTACGCCGCCGAACGCGGCCTCGGCTTTTCGACGTTCGTCTCGGCGGGGAACCGCGCCGACGTCTCGGGCAACGACCTCCTCCAGTACTGGGAGGAGGACGCCTCGACCGACGTCGCCCTCCTCTACCTCGAGACGTTCGGAAACCCGCGCCGCTTCGCCCGCGTCGCGCGGCGCCTGTCGTACAAGAAGCCGATCCTCTGCGTGAAGAGCGCCCGGAGCCGGGCCGGCCGCGCCGCCGCGCGCGCCCACATCGGGGCGGCCGCGATGAGCGACACGAACGTCGACGTCCTCTTCCGGCAGGCGGGGGTCATCCGGGCCGAGACGCTCGAGGAGATGTTCGACGTCTCGCTCCTCCTTTCCAGCCAGCCGCTCCCGCGCGGCAACCGGGTCGCCATCATCAGCAACTCGGGGGGCGTCCTGACCATCTGCGCCGACGCCTGCGACGCCAACGGCCTCTCGGTCGAGGGGACGGGCGCCGTCGACCTCGGCGCCCTCGCCACGGTCGAGGAATACGAGAAGGCGGTCCAGGAGGCGGTGGAGCACGACGGTGTCGACGCTCTCGTCGTCATCTTCGCGTGCATCGGCGGCTGCGACCCGAAGGTCGTCGGGCGCGGCATCCGGCGCGGGGTCCTGCGCGCCGAGCGGAAGACCGGCGTCGCCAAGCCCGTTCTCCTCTGTCTCATGGGCCAGGCGGGGATCGTTCGCCTCCACGGTGAAGGGGCGGCGGACCCCGTCGGAACCGCGTCGCGCCACGCCTTCCCGTCCTACCGCTTCCCCGAGTCCGCCGCCCTCGCCCTCTCGCGCGCCGTCCAGTACGCCGCCCACCGGCAACGTCCGGGCGGACACTTCGTCTGGTACGACGACGTCGATGCCGGCGCCGCCCGACAGGAAGTGACGGCCCTCCTGGCGGACGGGGCCGAAGACGTCGTCTGGCTGGAAGGGGAGAAGGCGGAGTCCCTCCTGGCGCGCTTCGGCATCTCGACGGGGGCCGTGAAGGAGACCGGCACTTCGGCCGCGGCAGACCACGCCCTCGTGGAGGTCGTTTCCGACCCGAGCTTCGGCCCCCTCATTCGCCTCTCGCGGCCGGGGCTGCCGCCGGTCGTCAGGATCACGCCGCTGACCGACCACGACGTGAAGGAGATTGTCGAGACGGCCGGCCTTCCGCTCGAGTGCGGGGTCGACGAGCTCCTCGGCCGGATGTCCCAGCTCATCGAGGAGCTCCCGTGGATCTGGGCCATGCAGGCCCGGATCCACAGGGTGGAGCACGCCCCGGGGAGCTGCGGCGTCGTCCTGGAGGCGGCGGTGAGGATCGCCCTGTCGCGCCGCGAGAACCCGGTGAAATAG
- a CDS encoding DUF11 domain-containing protein, with product MGLTHLKIAARASVALLLLQGSTVLAQAAAGRNDDGTPRRATSSLTATAPRLPEASSRVAALAPGSLTTLFTAGNSFAGNTFDLVPAVDLTITSFDVNLGAGTNTTMAIYWRTGTASGFESNPAGWTLIGTAVVTPAGVGLPTPVPIGGLTLAAGNTYGIYVDVQSYPSAVLQYTNGGPTTFSNADLSLTTHHGKGNPAFTGTSFFPRQWNGTVYYDTVDPEADLSLTKTADSPVVAPMGTVTWTLTVTNNGPNSASNTVVTDTLPVGFDWTADTCAAGPPAGNTLTWNVGTLANGASASCQVIGQVWASSGQAVVNTATASSDATDPTAATAAATVLVDGSLAAIPTTSPAGLAALAVLLAGAALLALRRAPMA from the coding sequence ATGGGTCTGACCCACTTGAAAATCGCGGCGCGAGCTTCGGTCGCGCTCCTGCTCCTGCAGGGATCGACGGTCCTCGCCCAGGCCGCGGCAGGACGGAACGACGACGGCACCCCTCGGCGGGCGACGTCGTCCCTCACGGCGACGGCCCCGAGGCTCCCCGAGGCCTCGAGCCGCGTCGCCGCGCTTGCCCCGGGCTCGCTCACGACCCTCTTCACCGCGGGCAACAGCTTCGCCGGCAACACGTTCGACCTCGTCCCCGCCGTCGACCTGACGATCACGAGCTTCGACGTGAACCTGGGCGCGGGGACGAACACGACGATGGCGATCTACTGGCGCACCGGCACGGCGAGTGGCTTCGAGAGCAACCCGGCGGGCTGGACTCTCATCGGAACCGCCGTCGTGACGCCTGCCGGCGTGGGCCTCCCGACGCCCGTTCCGATCGGCGGGCTCACACTGGCCGCCGGCAATACCTACGGCATCTACGTCGACGTCCAGAGCTACCCGTCGGCCGTCCTGCAGTACACGAACGGCGGCCCCACGACATTCTCGAACGCCGATCTCAGCCTGACGACCCATCACGGGAAAGGCAACCCCGCCTTCACGGGGACGAGCTTCTTCCCCCGCCAATGGAACGGGACCGTCTACTACGACACCGTCGACCCCGAGGCGGACCTCTCCCTGACGAAGACCGCCGACTCCCCCGTCGTCGCACCAATGGGGACGGTGACCTGGACCCTGACGGTCACGAACAACGGCCCGAATTCCGCCTCGAACACCGTCGTGACCGACACCCTGCCCGTCGGCTTCGACTGGACAGCCGACACCTGCGCCGCGGGGCCGCCGGCCGGGAACACGCTCACGTGGAACGTCGGCACCCTCGCCAACGGCGCATCCGCCTCGTGCCAGGTGATCGGTCAGGTCTGGGCCAGCTCCGGACAGGCCGTGGTCAACACCGCGACCGCCTCGAGCGACGCGACCGACCCGACGGCGGCCACCGCCGCGGCGACGGTGCTCGTCGACGGCAGCCTCGCCGCCATCCCGACAACGTCCCCGGCGGGCCTGGCGGCGCTCGCCGTCCTCCTCGCCGGGGCCGCGCTCCTCGCCCTCCGGCGCGCTCCAATGGCCTGA
- a CDS encoding LysE family transporter, with protein sequence MKELPVALLAGFAVGLFGAIPPGPVNVNIIRKASLNQTREALRVGLGAALVDTVICGFVAMGFGWVLEKVVSNPWTRLGLALFLLASGLKILVFDRRRDAERDATGRGLTAPPKEVSGFRFPLLVGVLQGAANPALFVNWTLIISFLVGHRILPTGLLAGATFAVGVGVGVFTWFFILTELVERLKSHPAGEWIKKSTFAAGVLLLGFGLYFSWRTVSEFVSGDWIP encoded by the coding sequence GTGAAGGAGCTGCCGGTGGCCCTCCTCGCGGGCTTCGCCGTAGGCCTGTTCGGGGCGATTCCGCCCGGGCCCGTCAACGTCAACATCATCCGAAAAGCGTCCCTGAACCAGACGCGCGAGGCGCTGCGGGTGGGGCTCGGGGCCGCGCTCGTCGACACCGTCATCTGCGGTTTCGTGGCGATGGGGTTCGGCTGGGTGCTGGAGAAGGTCGTCAGCAACCCGTGGACGCGCCTCGGCCTCGCACTGTTCCTTCTCGCGAGCGGGCTGAAGATCCTCGTCTTCGACAGGCGCAGGGACGCGGAGCGCGACGCCACGGGGCGCGGCCTGACGGCGCCGCCGAAGGAGGTCTCGGGCTTCCGCTTTCCCCTCCTCGTCGGCGTCCTGCAGGGAGCGGCGAACCCGGCGCTCTTCGTGAACTGGACGCTCATCATCTCCTTCCTCGTCGGACACCGGATCCTCCCCACCGGCCTCCTCGCCGGCGCGACCTTCGCGGTCGGCGTCGGCGTCGGCGTCTTCACCTGGTTCTTCATCCTCACCGAGCTCGTCGAGCGGCTGAAGAGCCATCCGGCCGGCGAGTGGATCAAGAAATCCACCTTCGCCGCCGGCGTCCTCCTGCTCGGCTTCGGTCTCTACTTCAGCTGGAGGACGGTCTCCGAGTTCGTGTCGGGCGACTGGATTCCGTAG
- a CDS encoding SRPBCC family protein, translating to MPRLDFRLELPGVPRDAIAAFHADPRVLEWLSPPGKKVRVVERPDRIEEGARIVIEASPFGLPIRWVSRIEEWEPPVRFVDVQVKGPFARWRHEHLFEDGALVDRVDYEVPLALLGGRLVDLALVRPDLRRMFRFRHEATAQRLLGKR from the coding sequence GTGCCTCGCCTCGACTTCCGTCTCGAGCTGCCGGGCGTCCCGCGGGACGCCATCGCGGCGTTTCACGCCGACCCGAGAGTCCTCGAGTGGCTCTCGCCTCCGGGAAAGAAGGTCCGGGTCGTCGAGCGGCCCGACAGGATCGAAGAGGGGGCGCGGATCGTCATCGAGGCCTCCCCGTTCGGCCTGCCCATCCGCTGGGTGTCGCGGATCGAGGAATGGGAGCCCCCCGTGCGCTTCGTCGACGTCCAGGTCAAGGGGCCGTTCGCCCGCTGGCGGCACGAGCACCTCTTCGAGGACGGAGCGCTCGTCGACCGGGTCGACTACGAGGTGCCGCTCGCCCTTCTCGGCGGCCGCCTCGTCGACCTCGCCCTCGTGAGGCCCGACCTGCGCCGCATGTTCCGGTTCCGTCACGAGGCGACGGCCCAGAGGCTCCTCGGAAAGCGGTGA
- a CDS encoding sigma-70 family RNA polymerase sigma factor, producing the protein MIMPASFHSESREWPGDEKAVARFLGGDPTGFEQIVRHYSGMVYALAARLVGPWEAEEIVQETFLRAWRGLGSFRGDASLKTWLYTIALNRARARQGTLARMRKVFASPRTNAEDDQPWPGDEAPDPSASPEEQAVELEQRANLRKAIRNLPEEFRHAVVLRDLEGLSYDDIARVLNVPIGTVRSRIARGRAALVEELS; encoded by the coding sequence GTGATCATGCCCGCGAGCTTCCACAGCGAGAGCCGTGAATGGCCCGGAGACGAGAAGGCCGTCGCGCGCTTCCTGGGCGGCGACCCGACCGGGTTCGAGCAGATCGTCCGGCACTACTCCGGCATGGTCTACGCCCTGGCGGCCCGGCTCGTCGGCCCGTGGGAAGCCGAGGAGATCGTCCAGGAGACCTTCCTGAGGGCGTGGCGCGGGCTCGGGTCGTTTCGCGGCGACGCCTCCCTGAAGACCTGGCTCTACACCATCGCACTCAACCGGGCGAGGGCGCGCCAGGGAACCCTGGCCCGCATGCGAAAAGTCTTCGCGTCGCCCCGTACCAACGCCGAGGACGACCAGCCCTGGCCCGGAGACGAGGCGCCCGACCCCTCCGCCTCACCCGAGGAGCAGGCCGTCGAGCTCGAGCAGCGAGCGAACCTGCGCAAGGCGATCCGGAACCTCCCCGAGGAGTTCCGGCACGCCGTGGTCCTCAGAGACCTCGAAGGGCTCTCCTACGACGACATCGCCCGCGTGCTGAACGTCCCGATCGGGACGGTGAGGAGCCGGATCGCCCGCGGTCGGGCCGCCCTCGTGGAGGAGCTGTCGTGA
- a CDS encoding AbrB/MazE/SpoVT family DNA-binding domain-containing protein, which translates to MPTVTVSPKFQVVIPREIREAMKLKAGEKVQVFRFRNRLELVPVRKVASMRGFLRGIETTVEREPDRV; encoded by the coding sequence ATGCCAACGGTCACGGTTTCCCCGAAGTTCCAGGTGGTGATTCCGCGCGAGATCCGCGAGGCGATGAAGCTGAAGGCGGGCGAGAAGGTCCAGGTCTTCCGGTTCCGAAACCGGCTGGAGCTCGTCCCCGTCCGTAAGGTCGCCTCCATGCGGGGCTTCCTGAGGGGAATCGAGACGACCGTCGAGCGGGAGCCGGACCGGGTATGA
- a CDS encoding type II toxin-antitoxin system VapC family toxin: protein MNLVDSCGWLEYLADGPNAGFFARALTDTQKLLVPTICLLEVFKKTLQQRGEEAALDVAALMQQGTVVDLDAAIALDAADLGLEQKLSLADSVILATARAHGATVWTQDAHFEGLPGVRYRAAKGARRGE, encoded by the coding sequence ATGAACCTCGTCGACTCCTGCGGGTGGCTCGAGTACCTCGCCGACGGGCCGAACGCCGGGTTCTTCGCGCGCGCGCTGACCGACACGCAGAAGCTCCTCGTCCCGACGATCTGCCTCCTCGAGGTCTTCAAGAAGACCCTCCAGCAGCGAGGAGAAGAGGCGGCGCTCGACGTGGCGGCCCTCATGCAGCAGGGGACGGTCGTCGACCTCGACGCGGCGATCGCCCTCGACGCCGCCGACCTCGGCCTCGAGCAGAAGCTCTCCCTTGCCGACTCGGTGATCCTGGCGACGGCTCGCGCGCACGGCGCGACGGTCTGGACGCAGGATGCCCACTTCGAAGGGCTTCCCGGGGTCCGCTACCGTGCGGCGAAAGGGGCGCGCAGGGGGGAGTGA